In Fluviispira sanaruensis, a genomic segment contains:
- a CDS encoding linear amide C-N hydrolase, which translates to MTFIKDNYSEKNFLPGTNRAADRFARASFLIKSLPTSISNNYINAIPEKKFVYQAIASTLSVVRSVSVPLGISSQDQPNISSTIWRTVSDQKNKVYYFDSVTTPNTFWVDFKGLNFSKRAPIKKLTLTGGKVYSGNNARLFGESKPFEFLKADLTK; encoded by the coding sequence ATAACATTTATTAAAGATAATTATTCGGAGAAAAATTTTTTACCAGGAACCAATCGTGCTGCAGATCGATTTGCGAGAGCTTCTTTCTTAATAAAGTCTTTACCTACAAGCATCTCTAATAATTATATCAATGCAATACCTGAGAAAAAATTTGTATATCAAGCTATTGCAAGCACTTTAAGTGTTGTTCGCAGTGTATCTGTTCCATTAGGAATTTCGTCTCAGGATCAACCAAACATTTCCTCTACCATTTGGCGAACCGTTTCAGATCAGAAAAATAAGGTTTATTATTTTGATTCAGTTACAACACCAAATACATTTTGGGTTGATTTTAAAGGTTTAAATTTCTCAAAAAGGGCACCAATTAAGAAATTAACTCTTACGGGTGGAAAGGTTTATTCAGGAAATAATGCTCGTTTATTTGGAGAATCCAAACCTTTTGAATTTTTAAAAGCAGATCTTACTAAGTAG
- a CDS encoding sulfite exporter TauE/SafE family protein, producing the protein MSFSLCIIFYLLTGAIAGLLAGLLGIGGGAIVVPTLAFIFLHNGMPKEHIMHLAIGTSLTAMFFTSFFSSYSHHKKGRVEWDILLKTAPGICLGVFVGAFFSARMNTDTLTIVFAIYLIFISIQMFLKKDKVTEKKHLFKDSKPTLAGGGVIIGLLSGLLGVGGGTLTVPFLTYLGKSVHKAIGTSAACGFLITIVGTMSFTLLSSEAKNLPEGSIGFIYLPAALGVTVMSSIFAPIGAKISGQLSPKVLLKCFSILLFAVAVKMLV; encoded by the coding sequence ATGTCTTTTTCTCTTTGTATTATTTTTTACTTACTAACAGGTGCTATTGCCGGACTTTTAGCTGGACTTCTCGGCATTGGTGGTGGAGCTATTGTTGTTCCAACCCTTGCATTTATCTTCCTGCACAATGGCATGCCAAAAGAACACATCATGCATTTAGCAATTGGCACATCATTGACTGCCATGTTTTTTACTTCCTTTTTTTCGAGCTATTCTCATCATAAAAAAGGACGAGTCGAGTGGGATATCCTTTTAAAAACTGCACCAGGAATATGCTTAGGTGTTTTTGTAGGAGCTTTTTTTTCTGCAAGAATGAATACAGATACTCTTACAATCGTATTTGCAATTTATTTGATTTTTATTTCCATTCAAATGTTCCTTAAAAAAGATAAAGTAACAGAAAAAAAACACCTCTTTAAAGATTCAAAACCAACGCTGGCTGGTGGTGGAGTGATAATAGGTTTGCTGTCGGGGCTCTTAGGAGTGGGAGGAGGAACGCTCACTGTACCTTTTCTAACCTATCTTGGCAAAAGTGTGCACAAAGCAATTGGTACATCTGCAGCCTGTGGATTTCTTATCACAATCGTTGGTACTATGAGTTTCACCTTATTAAGCAGTGAAGCTAAAAATCTTCCAGAAGGATCAATTGGATTTATTTATCTACCAGCAGCTCTTGGAGTTACAGTTATGAGCTCAATTTTTGCGCCTATTGGGGCAAAAATATCGGGACAATTGTCTCCAAAAGTTTTACTCAAATGTTTTTCGATACTATTGTTTGCAGTAGCGGTAAAAATGCTCGTTTAA